The Pristiophorus japonicus isolate sPriJap1 chromosome 30, sPriJap1.hap1, whole genome shotgun sequence sequence tcattggctgtaaagagccttgggatgttctgagggcgtgaaagactgtagaaatgcaagtctgtctgtctttagGATATTTAACTACGAACTCCTTATCTCCTTCGGTATTCCCTTTGGACTTTCCCCCCTAGACTCTAGTGATGTCCTACATTGTGGGTCTCAGCCTGTCTTTCACCAGTTTTTTGATGCGAGAGTCCTGTGCCAGTTTGTGATCCACACCAGACTCCCTGGATTGTTTTGTTCTGACGGCTGTTGGTGATTTGAGTCTGACCAAAGCATTTAATGTCGTGTTAAATAGCCTTTTGAGTGAACTCACTAATGGGGTTGATGCATGCGGCCGAACAGTGTGACTAATATCAAGTTCAGGTCCGATATTTAACATTGGTTTCTTTTTTTAAACAAATTTCAGAAAAACCTGACGCATATGAAGAGCTTGGACCTGTACAACTGCGACATCTCCAATCCCAGTGACTACCGAGAGAGCATCTTCAAGCTCCTCCCACACATCACTTACTTGGATGGCTTTGACCGAGATGACCAGGAGGCCCCAGAGTCTGATGATGAGGGTAAGAGATGTACGTTTGGGGCTGAGGGACAAactctcccacgtcggacacgctcTGCTTTCACCGTTTGGCGTTCTCTCTTGTTGGAAGGATGATCCTATTTTCACCCCTCCCTCGAGGGAACGGAATCTCACTTTGGTACAGCCCCTTCCAGTACCTTCCCCAGGTAGCTGTTCTTTGTGTCAGTGTCACCGGGAGCGTTGCAGCCAGGTCTGagcagaatgatgcagcacagaaggtggcTCCCTGGCTCCGTGGGGAGTGGCCGTTCTCTGATGCCTTGTCCAAGTGCCCATTCGGTGACTGTTGGCAGGCTGTTTGTTTCTGGAGAAGTTGATTGTGTGAAGCTTGTCCTCCCACAACATCCCTGGTTTGGGTAACTCTCAGTCCCAGCAGAGGTCAGCTAACTCGGTCAAACTGTGGCTCCACTACTCACTGGGTAAAACTAGCACTTCAGCGAATGCCGAGGAGGTGAAAATTGGGGTTAATGCGAGTCTTATTTCCTTTGGTGCTTCAGTATTGTAGAGAGTGACTGCTTTATGTAAAGGATCTCCATTTTCTTCTACAGAGGAAGGTGAGGATGATGAAGATGGAGCTGCCGCTGCAGGGGAATATTATGATGACGACgacgatgatgatgaggaagaggaggatgaagatgaggaagatgaagaggaggaggaggaggatgaacaaGAAGAGGTGGAGGAAGTTGGATTGTCCTATCTCCTGAAAGAAGAAATTCAGGTTTGTTTCTATAATCTGCTGGTGGAATGAAGGGGGCCCTGGGCTGGAACTTGGAacataacaggagcaggagtaaggcccctcgagcccgctctgtaACTTCTTGCCTTCCCTGAAGCTGGTTTCCTGCTGGGGTACAGTGCTCGTGTGACCATTCTTCACAGTCTGAGTGTTGGCAGACAGCTCCAGCATGGAGGAGGCATTGCAGCTAAACCCAGTCCAGTCTTTGAGTTAACTGGGAGGCAATCTGAAGCAGGAACCATGGCAGACCTTGCCCCCTCCAGCCCCCGTCATCTCAATCGGAGATCACCTGACTCAGCAAAGCAATCAGCACTTCCACTCCCCATGTACCTCTGACGTACAACCAAGGAATTTGTTTTTTATTCCTTCTCTTGTTCCTTCTGTTTTATATGCagtctatagatatactctgtgtagtcactgtatagttgcataagatggagacttgttacctgatgtactatcagtaaggtttacactgtgtatatacatgctggcaccactagagggtgcaactggtggagaccgggatttcctgtcctgccctggtggcaggggctgtataaaaggggagtcatcatgcggctgcctcactctggagttatgagtaAAGGACCATGGTCACTgtagtttaagtacaacacattgtctcatggagtcattcacaagtacactacagacataaaacCTTCCATttttgcttcatagaaacatagaaaataggtgcaggagcaggccattcagcccttctagcctgcaccgccattcaatgagttcatggctgaacatgaaacttcagtacccccttcctgctttctcgccataacccttgatcccccgagtagtaaggacttcatctaactcccttttgaatatatttagtgaattggcctcaactactttctgtggtagagaattccacaggttcaccactctctgggtgaagaagtttctcctcatctcggtcctaaatggcttaccccttatcctcagactgtgacccctggttctggacttccccaacattgggaacattctttctgcatctaacctgtctaaacccgtcagaattttaaacgtttctatgaggtcccctctcattcttctgaactccagtgaatacaagcccaattgatccaatctttcttgataggtcagtcccgccatcccgggaatcagtctggtgaaccttcgctgcactccctcaatagcaagaatgtccttcctcaagttaggagaccaaaactgtacacaatactccaggtgtggcctcaccaaggccctgtacaactgtagcaacacctccctgcccctgtattcaaatcccctcgctatgaaggccaacatgccatttgctttcttaaccgcctgctgtacctgcatgccaaccttcaatgactgatgtaccatgacacccaggtctcgttgcaccttcccttttcctaatctgtcaccattcagataatagtctgtctctctgtttttaccaccaaagtggataacctcacatttatccacattatacttcatctgccatgcatttgcccactcacctaacctatccaagtcactctgcagcctaatagcatcctcctcgcagctcacactgccacccaacttagtatcatccgcaaatttggagatactgcatttaatcccctcgtctaaatcattaatgtacaatgtaaacagctggggccccagcacagaaccttgcggcactccactagtcactgcctgccattctgaaaagtacccgtttactcctactctttgcttcctgtctgacaaccagttctcaatccacgtcagcacactacccccaatcccatgtgctttaactttgcacattaatctcttgtgtgggaccttgtcgaaagccttctgaaagtccaaatataccacatcaactggttctcctttgtccactttactggaaacatcctcaaaaaattccagaagatttgtcaagcatgatttccctttcacaaatccatgctgacttggacctatcatgtcaccattttccagatgcactgctatgacatccttaataattgattccatcattttacccactactgaggtcaggctgaccggtctataattccctgttttctctctccctccttttttaaaaagtggggttacattggctaccctccactccataggaactgatccagagtcaatggaatgttggaaaatgactgtcaatgcatccgctatttccaaggccacctccttaagtactctaggatgcaggccatcaggccctggggatttatctgccttcaatcccatcaatttccccaacacaatttcccgactaataaagatttccctcagttcctcttccttactagaccctctgaccccttttatatccggaaggttgtttgtatcctccttagtgaataccgaaccaaagtacttgttcaattgatccgccatttctttgttccccgttatgacttcccctgattctgactgcaggggacctacgtttgtcttcaccaacctttttctctttacatacctatagaaacttttgcaatccgccttaatgttccctgcaagcttcttctcgtactccattttccctgtcctaatcaaaccctttgtcctcctctgctgagttctaaatttctcccagtccccaggttcgctgctatttctggccaatttgtatgccacttccttggctttaatactatccctgatttccctagatagccacggttgagccaccttcccctttccaTTGAGATTCTGCTACTACAATCATTAAATTTTATCTCCTGCCAAACAAGTGTCACAATGTTGCCTGGTCTCTGGATATTTATAAATGGAACTtgaaagagggagggagtgagcaatCCTTCCTCATCCTGTGCTGTTTTCTAccatgtcagctttggctcagtgagtcagaaggttgtcacttgagcatgtaatccaggctgatactctattgcagtactgagggagcgccgcactgtcgggaggggcggtactgagggagtgccgcactgtcgggaggggcggtactgagggagcgccgcactgtcggaggggcagtactgagggagtgccgcactgtcggaggggcagtactgagggagcgtcgcactgtcgggaggggcggtactgagggagcgtcgcactgtcgggaggggcggtactgagggagcgtcaaactgtcgggaggggcggtactgagggagcgtcgcactgtcgggaggggcggtactgagggagcgtcgcattgtcgggaggggcagtactgagggagtgtcggaggggcggtactgagggagcgtcacactgtcgggaggggcagtactgagggagcgtcgcattgtcgggaggggcggtactgtttcctacattagaacagtgactacacttctctttggttgtaaagtgctttggaatgtcttaaggcggtgaaagatgctatataaattcaagttctttcttgcaggatgatgatgaggatgatgacgattaTGTTCATGAAGGAGAGGAAGAGGCAGATGATAAAGGTATGATTTTTATTTGTTcaaagcggtgtgtgtgtgtgtgtgtgtgtgtgtgcatgtatactacatggaatcatagaatgatacagcactgaaggaggccattcagtccatcatgcctcTGCTGgcactttggtagagctatccaattaatccaactctgctctttccctatagttcAGTAGTTGTttccatcaagtatttatccaattctctttagaGCGTTCCTACTGAATcgacttccaccatcctttcaggcagtgcattccagatcaccacTCACTGTATTTATTAAAAAGAAACGTTTCCTcatatcacctctggttctttgaccaatcaccttcaatctatgTCCTGGTTACTGACTCTTGTGTGGAGTAGTGTCACCAgactaagttcaaatcccaccatggcccttTGAGAATTTAGATTCCGTTTTAACAAAAAGCTGGCACAATATCAACCTCTGATGCTGCCTTCGCTTATTGTGGGCAGCTGTCTTTTCTCGGACAATTTCCAGTTACCATTCGCCATCACCACAGAAATCAATTAAAGGCACCGCTGATGATGACCTGCAAGCATGCCGGCTAGTCCAAGCATTCAGGTAGCTCTTCGTGAATCCTCCCCCAAGTTAAATTGCCTCGATTACTTACCCTCTACCTACCGTTTAAAGCTATAGTTTGAAAGGAATAAATTAACTCTGTAGACCGGTTTCCTTGTCATTTGAAATATACTAATTTTTCTCAACAAATGGCCATAATGCGATTGCACAAACTGTGAGCTGGTTAGTTTCCGAGTTCCTGCTGCTGACTTGTGCAGCTCGCCGCCCATGTAATAAGGCAGTCCACACCGCTTTGTGTCGTTTATTTGATTCGGGCACTAGCGTCTGTCACATGTCGCTACCTTAACCCATTTGGATTAACTTTTAATACACTCtgtagtgtgtctggggcagtgatgGTTTAACTGTCCACCGCTTGTAACGGGTGAATCGCGTTAACACCAGCACGCCCGCCCGCCATAAGGTACCTGTAAAAGTGGCCGTCGAGCTATTGGACTTTTGTACAAACCCAACCGGTTCACTGACGTCCCTTTTTAGGGAATGAATCCCGATGAGTCAGGATGAGCTGGTGTGAAGTTTGCAGGAGGTGCGTGCAACATACTGACTTCATATAGCCACATAAAGttctttatttttcttttcctGCAGGAGGAGATGCTGCTGCTCAAGGGCAGAAGCGGAAACGAGAGGCAGAAGACGAGGGGGAGGATGACTAGTAATTCCCTCTGTCGGGCATGACCAAACTCCTGTTCTGTCACAATATGACTCTCTTGCATTCTTGCTATTCTTTAGATGGTAACTGTCACAATGGGAgttgaagggggaggagggggggggggcgcgagagaaggagaaggagaaggaagaaGTGTGCCCTGGGGGAAGGAAATTATTTGATTGTACTTTAAAACCATTCCAGTTTTACTGGCAATGTTCCAGACGCATTTGTGTTGCCCTTTTTTCATTTTTTGCAATCCCTTTCCACGGGAGCCTGCCTAGGTGCGTGCAGGGATCCAAATAAAGTTTTGAAGAGTTGATTTCTTGTGATCTTTCACATGGGGAGTCGAGGCTCTGGTGAAGGGAGAGGACTCGACCGGACCTCGCAGAGCAGATTTAATTTGGCACGCATTTTAAAGTTCGACGTTGTTTTTCTGTTTAAGTTTCTGTGCCTACATTTACTATGTAATCCtgtcacgctgtaattacaccctccggcCAGTGGAGATGCTGCAGATTATAATTACAGCCTGGTAAGCTTGCATGGGAAATTTCCAGTATAAACATGGACGTAGACATTTATAAAGGAAAGTTGACAGTGCAcggaaagtttaaaaaaataaataaatctatTCCCCaagattcatttttttttttctgaTCTCTGTATTCGGTGGTAACATCCTGAGATCTTCATAATGTGCTGCTCCTGGT is a genomic window containing:
- the anp32e gene encoding acidic leucine-rich nuclear phosphoprotein 32 family member E; translated protein: MEMKKRINLELRNRSPGEIAELVIDNCRSNEGEIDGFDDGFKELEYLSMINVGLKSLAKLPNLNKLLKLELSDNSISGGLDLLTEKCPNLVYLNLSSNKIKDYSTVEPLKNLTHMKSLDLYNCDISNPSDYRESIFKLLPHITYLDGFDRDDQEAPESDDEEEGEDDEDGAAAAGEYYDDDDDDDEEEEDEDEEDEEEEEEDEQEEVEEVGLSYLLKEEIQDDDEDDDDYVHEGEEEADDKGGDAAAQGQKRKREAEDEGEDD